One Candidatus Palauibacter polyketidifaciens DNA segment encodes these proteins:
- a CDS encoding nicotinate phosphoribosyltransferase, producing DLYQLTMLKAYWEHGMRETAVFEFFVRRLPPNRNFLLAAGLAQALDYLEGLRFEPDELEWLGGQPGFPPAFVDWLADLRFTGDVDAMPEGTVFFPDEPLLRVTAPLPQAQLVETRLISLLNFSSLIASKAVRFRLAAPTARLVDFGLRRAHGSEAGLLAARAAYLAGFDGTATALAGQRWGIPTFGTMAHSFIQAHDSEAEAFIRFARAHPENAVLLIDTYDTEAGASKVVETAADLLAEGIEIGAVRLDSGDVASHARSVRRILDDGGCPGVRIFASGSLDEHGVARLADVPIDGFGIGAALTVSADEPALDSVYKLQEYAGRPRRKRSEGKATWPGRKQVFRTCERGRLARDVLGLDDEALSGEAMLVPVARAGARLRSDPPLEEIRDRVRASLETLPAELRGLESAPTPFPVEPSPAVRELAREVDRRTSGDDVGEGFAATGTPG from the coding sequence CGGACCTCTACCAGCTCACCATGCTCAAGGCGTACTGGGAACACGGGATGCGCGAGACGGCCGTGTTCGAGTTCTTCGTCCGCCGTCTCCCCCCGAATCGCAATTTCCTGTTGGCTGCGGGCCTGGCTCAAGCTCTCGACTACCTGGAAGGCCTGCGTTTCGAGCCCGACGAACTCGAGTGGCTCGGCGGCCAGCCCGGCTTCCCCCCCGCCTTCGTCGACTGGCTCGCCGATCTGCGCTTCACCGGGGATGTGGACGCCATGCCCGAGGGGACCGTCTTCTTCCCGGATGAACCGCTGCTGCGCGTGACCGCGCCGCTCCCTCAGGCGCAACTCGTCGAGACACGACTCATCTCGCTGCTCAACTTCTCCTCCCTCATCGCCTCGAAGGCAGTCCGCTTCCGGCTCGCGGCCCCGACGGCCCGGCTGGTGGACTTCGGCCTGCGGCGGGCACACGGCTCGGAAGCGGGGCTACTCGCCGCCCGGGCCGCCTATCTTGCCGGCTTCGACGGCACGGCGACCGCACTTGCGGGCCAGCGCTGGGGGATCCCGACCTTCGGCACCATGGCCCATTCGTTTATCCAGGCGCACGACAGCGAAGCCGAGGCCTTCATTCGCTTCGCCCGCGCCCATCCCGAGAACGCGGTGCTGCTCATCGACACGTACGACACCGAGGCGGGCGCGTCGAAAGTCGTGGAGACCGCGGCCGACCTCCTGGCCGAAGGCATCGAGATTGGGGCGGTGCGGCTCGATTCCGGAGACGTCGCGTCCCACGCCCGCAGCGTGCGCCGGATTCTGGATGACGGAGGCTGTCCCGGAGTCCGGATCTTCGCGAGCGGTTCGCTCGACGAGCACGGCGTGGCCCGGCTGGCCGACGTCCCGATCGATGGCTTCGGCATCGGGGCCGCCCTCACCGTTTCCGCGGACGAGCCGGCGCTCGACAGCGTCTACAAACTTCAGGAGTACGCTGGCCGGCCACGCCGCAAGCGCTCGGAAGGGAAGGCGACGTGGCCGGGTCGCAAACAGGTCTTTCGCACCTGCGAACGCGGTCGACTCGCGCGCGATGTCCTGGGGCTCGACGACGAGGCATTGTCCGGCGAGGCCATGCTTGTGCCCGTGGCGCGCGCCGGAGCACGACTGCGGTCGGATCCCCCGCTGGAGGAGATCCGCGATCGTGTCCGAGCCTCGCTGGAAACGCTACCGGCGGAGCTTCGGGGACTCGAGTCGGCTCCCACGCCGTTCCCGGTGGAACCATCGCCGGCCGTGCGTGAACTCGCCCGGGAGGTCGACCGCCGGACTTCCGGCGACGACGTCGGGGAGGGCTTCGCGGCGACCGGCACACCCGGCTAG
- a CDS encoding amidohydrolase family protein, giving the protein MRFAKLSLGFALAAYAAAPFAAAGEQASQTGATAFVGVNVIPMDSERVLTGHTVVVRGDRIVAVGPAAEVDVPDGARRIDGAGKYLMPGLSEMHGHTPGGFPTDTFREQVMFLYAANGVTTVRGMLGLPGDLELKARANTGEIWGPTLYLAGPSFNGNSVTSPSQAAERVWIQKEEGWDHLKIHPGLTVPEYDALAAAAAQAGIRFGGHVPADVGIRHAILMGQETFDHLDGYLEEAGGVRGPMDPAKLEELFALTIGARAWVVPTMVLWEVGVIGFGDPEALAAYPEMRYWPPQGVQGWKDRLQAIQARGNWDVEQARLHASNRTRLLGMMNEAGVGILMGTDSPQMFSVPGFSLHRELAAMADAGMSPYEILASGTRNVGDYFQGYDTFGTVAAGRRADLILTNTNPLDDVANVADRAGVMVRGVWKSEEEIQQGLAEIAASFGN; this is encoded by the coding sequence ATGAGGTTCGCCAAACTTTCTCTGGGGTTCGCCCTCGCCGCGTACGCCGCGGCTCCCTTCGCCGCGGCCGGCGAGCAAGCGTCGCAGACCGGCGCCACCGCCTTCGTCGGCGTGAACGTGATTCCGATGGATTCCGAGCGGGTCCTCACGGGACACACCGTCGTCGTGCGCGGCGACCGGATCGTCGCGGTCGGGCCGGCCGCCGAGGTCGACGTGCCGGACGGCGCTCGTCGCATCGACGGCGCCGGGAAGTACCTGATGCCGGGACTGTCGGAGATGCACGGACACACGCCGGGCGGCTTTCCGACCGACACCTTCCGCGAACAGGTGATGTTCCTCTACGCCGCGAACGGCGTGACGACCGTGCGGGGGATGCTCGGACTGCCCGGCGACCTGGAGTTGAAGGCCAGGGCGAACACGGGCGAGATCTGGGGGCCGACGCTCTACCTCGCGGGTCCGAGCTTCAACGGCAACTCGGTCACGTCGCCGTCGCAGGCGGCGGAACGCGTGTGGATCCAGAAAGAGGAAGGGTGGGACCACCTGAAGATCCACCCGGGACTCACCGTGCCGGAGTACGACGCGCTTGCCGCCGCCGCCGCACAGGCCGGCATTCGCTTCGGGGGCCACGTCCCGGCCGATGTCGGGATCCGCCATGCCATCCTCATGGGACAGGAGACCTTCGACCACCTCGACGGCTACCTGGAGGAGGCGGGAGGCGTCCGCGGCCCCATGGACCCAGCGAAGCTGGAGGAACTGTTCGCGCTGACGATCGGCGCCCGGGCGTGGGTCGTGCCCACGATGGTCCTCTGGGAAGTGGGCGTCATCGGCTTCGGCGACCCCGAGGCGCTCGCGGCCTATCCCGAGATGCGCTACTGGCCTCCGCAGGGCGTCCAGGGCTGGAAGGACCGCCTCCAGGCGATCCAGGCGCGCGGCAACTGGGACGTGGAGCAGGCGCGCCTCCACGCGAGTAACCGGACGCGTCTCCTCGGCATGATGAACGAGGCCGGCGTGGGCATCCTCATGGGCACGGACTCACCGCAGATGTTCAGCGTCCCCGGCTTCTCGCTCCACCGCGAACTCGCGGCGATGGCCGACGCCGGGATGTCGCCGTACGAGATTCTCGCCAGCGGCACCCGGAACGTCGGGGACTACTTCCAGGGCTACGACACCTTCGGGACGGTGGCCGCCGGCCGGCGGGCCGATCTCATTCTGACGAACACGAACCCCCTCGACGACGTGGCGAACGTCGCGGACCGCGCCGGCGTCATGGTGCGCGGCGTGTGGAAGTCCGAGGAGGAGATCCAGCAGGGGCTGGCCGAGATCGCCGCCAGCTTCGGCAACTGA
- a CDS encoding cupin domain-containing protein codes for MTENGTVRGVVERHEGIITVRGGGRHRAWNGIEYKTGMWAENVGSNALSMNVAMIPPGGVAKAHIHVDFEVMLYILAGRVRHEFGPRLEKTLDNEAGDFIFIEPGVPHEVFNLSDTEPVVAVVARSDAQEWENIVDFQRPVRDSR; via the coding sequence ATGACGGAGAATGGAACCGTACGCGGCGTGGTCGAGCGCCACGAAGGGATCATTACGGTGCGGGGTGGCGGCAGGCACCGGGCCTGGAACGGGATCGAATACAAGACCGGGATGTGGGCGGAGAACGTTGGCTCGAACGCCCTCTCCATGAACGTGGCGATGATCCCGCCGGGCGGCGTCGCGAAAGCACACATCCATGTGGATTTCGAAGTGATGCTCTACATCCTCGCCGGGCGCGTCCGCCACGAGTTCGGGCCTCGGCTGGAGAAGACGCTCGACAACGAAGCGGGCGACTTCATCTTCATCGAACCCGGCGTCCCCCACGAGGTGTTCAACCTCAGCGACACCGAGCCCGTCGTCGCGGTGGTCGCGCGCTCGGACGCGCAGGAGTGGGAGAACATCGTCGACTTCCAGCGCCCCGTGCGAGACTCACGGTAG
- a CDS encoding ATP-binding protein — MIARPAHVAELVRKLDANPVVALLGARQVGKTTLAGMLASTLAETQRPVTSFDLEDPRDLARLDEPTLALEPLRGLVIIDEIQRRPDLFPVLRVLADRRPRPARFLVLGSASPELLRQGSESLAGRISFHDLGGLDLAEVGPERWRRLWLRGGFPRAWLARNNEASAEWRRDFIRTFVERDLPSLGISLPPRLLHDFWTMLAHYHGQIWNGAELGRAFGIAHTTVRRHLDRMTGAYVMRQLRPWRENLGKRVVKSPKVYIADSGLLHALLDIPTARDLAAHPKVGASWEGFALEQVVRRLGARPEECYFWAVHGGPELDLLVVRGRRRRGYEFKRTDAPRATASMHAAMRHLGLDQLDVVHVGNDTFPLTDGVRAVGGGDIFTAVAPL; from the coding sequence ATGATCGCTCGTCCCGCGCACGTCGCTGAACTCGTCCGGAAGCTGGACGCCAACCCGGTCGTCGCCTTGCTCGGCGCCCGCCAGGTGGGCAAGACGACGCTCGCCGGCATGCTGGCGAGCACCCTCGCCGAGACGCAACGTCCGGTCACGAGCTTCGACCTGGAAGATCCGCGCGACCTCGCCAGACTCGATGAGCCGACGCTCGCCCTGGAACCCCTGCGCGGCCTGGTGATCATCGACGAAATCCAACGCAGGCCGGACCTCTTCCCCGTCCTGAGGGTGCTTGCGGACCGCCGGCCGAGACCCGCGCGCTTTCTCGTCCTGGGCAGCGCCTCGCCCGAGTTGCTGCGCCAGGGGTCGGAGTCCTTGGCGGGCAGAATCTCGTTTCACGATCTCGGCGGTCTCGATCTGGCCGAGGTCGGACCCGAGCGGTGGCGCAGGCTGTGGCTGCGGGGCGGATTCCCCAGGGCATGGCTGGCGCGCAACAATGAGGCGAGCGCGGAGTGGCGGCGCGACTTCATCCGAACGTTCGTGGAACGCGACCTGCCGAGCCTCGGCATTTCCCTGCCGCCGCGGCTCCTGCACGATTTTTGGACCATGCTCGCCCACTATCACGGGCAGATCTGGAACGGGGCGGAACTGGGGCGCGCCTTTGGCATCGCACACACGACGGTCCGGCGCCACCTTGACCGCATGACCGGGGCCTACGTCATGCGCCAGTTGCGGCCGTGGCGGGAGAACCTCGGCAAGCGCGTCGTCAAGTCGCCCAAGGTCTACATCGCCGACAGCGGTCTCCTGCACGCGCTGCTCGATATCCCGACGGCGCGCGACCTCGCGGCCCACCCCAAGGTCGGTGCGAGCTGGGAGGGATTCGCCCTCGAACAGGTCGTGCGCCGCCTGGGCGCCCGCCCGGAAGAGTGCTACTTCTGGGCCGTGCACGGCGGCCCGGAACTGGATCTTCTCGTGGTCCGCGGCCGGCGGCGTCGCGGCTACGAGTTCAAGCGCACCGACGCGCCCCGCGCCACGGCTTCCATGCACGCCGCGATGCGCCACCTCGGGCTTGACCAGCTGGATGTCGTGCATGTAGGAAACGATACCTTCCCGCTGACCGACGGGGTCCGGGCGGTTGGCGGGGGAGACATATTCACCGCAGTCGCACCGCTGTAG
- a CDS encoding gamma-glutamyltransferase, whose translation MKPFARVIAVAALALVAACSPGMDVPEESAAAEEGVFATIAPFRSHGAVHDADNVEAMRPRIMGTHGVISSGHYLATQAGYDVLRAGGNAFDAGVTAGMALKALKMDYAGWTGVAPLIIYSAAEDRVITRVGAGTSPALATLDYFLEHGKSPINNALIPADVDVWLAALDRFGTLSFGEAAQPTLRIAEEGYHLYKMQKWMTEDQTEEILAFPYNRDFWFPNGVGEQRLGDLMVNADLGRLIRYMMEAEQQALAAGRSRSEGIRAARDAFYRGDPARDVDRFFREHDGIVRYEDMAGYESRWEEPLATGFNGYDVHAGDGWSQGPRIILMLNMLENYDLRALGYNTPEYIHLVSQVVNLAMADAHKYVGDPDFAPAPEGLYGKAYARERIGLIDENRAFPDMPPWGDPVRMAAVAEGAPASFVVPEGQPVAAAPEHRGSDDADAGAPSFDTSSLNVMDGEGNVFSLTESDGHTFTPMIPGWGFGLGNRMGQFNLDPDLANVMAPGKRPRNTNSPLLVVKDGEPFMGLSTPGGDQQMQCLLQVFLNVVVWGMSPEQALDQPRFGSYNFPATGSEVNRNPAVLYMEDRIPAETAEALRAMGHDVRSWGLWNWRAGAPTVTWRDPETGVMTAAGDVRRETASLGF comes from the coding sequence ATGAAGCCCTTCGCACGTGTGATCGCAGTCGCAGCTCTGGCACTCGTCGCGGCGTGCAGTCCGGGGATGGACGTCCCGGAGGAGTCCGCAGCCGCCGAGGAAGGCGTCTTCGCCACCATCGCTCCGTTCCGGAGTCACGGCGCGGTCCACGACGCCGACAACGTCGAAGCCATGCGGCCGCGGATCATGGGCACGCACGGGGTGATCTCCTCCGGGCACTATCTCGCCACGCAGGCCGGTTACGACGTGCTGAGGGCGGGAGGAAACGCCTTCGATGCCGGGGTGACCGCGGGGATGGCGCTCAAGGCGCTCAAGATGGACTACGCGGGATGGACCGGGGTCGCGCCGCTCATCATCTACAGCGCGGCCGAGGATCGCGTGATCACCCGGGTCGGCGCGGGAACCTCACCCGCGCTCGCCACCCTCGACTACTTCCTCGAGCACGGCAAGTCGCCCATCAACAACGCGCTGATTCCCGCCGACGTGGACGTCTGGCTCGCCGCCCTCGACCGCTTCGGCACCCTCAGTTTCGGCGAGGCCGCGCAGCCGACGCTGCGCATCGCCGAGGAGGGCTATCACCTCTACAAGATGCAGAAATGGATGACCGAGGATCAGACGGAGGAGATCCTCGCCTTTCCGTATAATCGCGACTTCTGGTTCCCCAACGGGGTCGGCGAGCAGCGCCTGGGCGATCTCATGGTGAACGCCGACCTGGGGCGGCTCATCCGCTACATGATGGAGGCCGAGCAGCAGGCGCTGGCGGCGGGAAGAAGCCGTTCCGAAGGAATCCGCGCCGCCCGGGACGCCTTCTACCGCGGGGACCCCGCGCGCGATGTGGACCGCTTCTTCCGGGAGCACGACGGCATCGTCCGCTATGAGGACATGGCGGGATACGAGAGTCGGTGGGAGGAGCCGCTGGCGACCGGCTTCAACGGCTACGACGTGCACGCCGGCGACGGGTGGAGCCAGGGGCCACGCATCATCCTGATGCTCAACATGCTGGAGAACTACGACCTGCGCGCCCTGGGCTACAACACACCGGAGTACATCCACCTCGTCTCACAGGTGGTCAACCTCGCGATGGCGGACGCCCACAAGTACGTCGGGGATCCGGATTTCGCGCCCGCTCCGGAGGGATTGTACGGGAAGGCGTACGCGCGCGAGCGCATCGGGCTCATCGACGAGAATCGCGCGTTCCCGGACATGCCTCCGTGGGGCGATCCGGTACGGATGGCGGCGGTCGCGGAGGGCGCACCCGCGAGCTTCGTGGTACCGGAAGGTCAGCCCGTTGCCGCCGCGCCGGAGCATCGGGGGTCGGACGATGCCGACGCTGGAGCCCCCTCCTTCGACACCTCCTCTCTGAATGTGATGGACGGCGAGGGCAACGTGTTTTCTCTCACCGAGAGCGACGGCCACACCTTCACGCCCATGATCCCGGGATGGGGCTTCGGACTCGGCAACCGCATGGGCCAGTTCAACCTGGACCCCGACTTGGCCAACGTGATGGCGCCCGGCAAGCGCCCGCGGAACACGAACTCTCCCCTCCTGGTGGTGAAGGATGGTGAGCCGTTCATGGGGCTCTCGACCCCGGGCGGCGACCAGCAGATGCAGTGCCTCCTGCAGGTCTTTCTGAACGTCGTGGTGTGGGGCATGTCCCCCGAGCAGGCGTTGGACCAGCCCCGTTTCGGCAGCTACAACTTCCCGGCTACCGGGAGCGAGGTGAACCGGAATCCCGCCGTCCTCTACATGGAGGACCGGATCCCGGCGGAGACGGCCGAGGCGCTGCGCGCCATGGGCCACGATGTGCGCTCCTGGGGCCTGTGGAACTGGCGTGCCGGCGCTCCGACGGTGACATGGCGCGACCCGGAAACCGGGGTGATGACCGCGGCGGGAGACGTGAGGCGGGAGACTGCGTCGCTCGGATTCTGA
- a CDS encoding S8 family serine peptidase produces MTAPAAGPPVAPSVRMRAAPLWSRTGRGVSIAVIDSGAHPGHPHLGLLAGGIALTPDGREHDDLTDRLGHGTAVTAAIQEKAPGARVRVVRVFHEELATSARTLAKAIDWAGERGCQLANLSLGTPRRSRIEMLQPAVEHAARAGTLVIAAYSHEGERWLPGSLPGALGVCLDWDLPRHRVRIGRRDGRRVLYASGYPRPIPGVPPTRNLNGISFAVANATGIVALALELFPEARGRADALAALEGLTAV; encoded by the coding sequence GTGACGGCGCCCGCCGCGGGACCGCCCGTGGCGCCCTCCGTGCGGATGCGCGCGGCACCGCTTTGGAGCCGGACCGGCCGGGGCGTCTCGATCGCGGTCATCGACAGCGGGGCGCATCCGGGCCATCCGCACCTGGGGCTCCTGGCGGGCGGCATCGCGCTCACCCCCGACGGGCGCGAGCACGACGACCTGACCGACCGGCTGGGCCACGGGACCGCCGTGACCGCGGCCATCCAGGAGAAGGCGCCGGGCGCGCGGGTCCGTGTCGTCCGCGTCTTTCACGAGGAACTTGCGACGAGCGCCCGGACGCTGGCGAAGGCCATCGACTGGGCCGGGGAGCGCGGCTGCCAGCTGGCCAATCTGAGCCTCGGAACGCCCCGCCGGAGCCGCATCGAGATGCTGCAGCCCGCGGTCGAGCACGCCGCGCGAGCCGGAACGCTCGTCATCGCGGCCTATTCCCACGAGGGAGAGCGCTGGCTGCCGGGCAGCCTCCCCGGCGCGCTCGGCGTGTGCCTCGACTGGGACCTGCCGCGGCACCGCGTCCGCATCGGTCGCCGCGATGGGCGGCGCGTCCTGTATGCGTCGGGCTACCCGCGGCCCATTCCGGGCGTCCCGCCGACGCGCAACCTCAACGGCATCAGCTTCGCCGTGGCGAACGCGACCGGCATCGTCGCCCTCGCGCTCGAACTCTTCCCGGAAGCGCGTGGTCGGGCCGACGCCCTGGCCGCACTGGAGGGGCTGACCGCGGTCTGA
- a CDS encoding ABC transporter ATP-binding protein has protein sequence MIRDPHLRRALAYVRPYAGALLPVVLLSTTGTALGLALPYLSKSMIDDAILGGDFPLLLRIVGLFIGITLLGFGANVASGMRYTRVSAGILFDMRLALYRHLQRLSPRFYARTPFGDIVSRINSDIGEIQRVTADAALGLFGNVLFLVGTVGMLVYLDARLFLAGLIALPPSLWALVRYRNRLEGRVTQLRERSADIGSFLIETLQGVRTVVASNAQEREAARFGRHNDRFVRALLSMRRYTYLAGGLPGVLLQTGTAAVFLYGGYRVITEATTLGTFVAFMAYQMRLLFPVQALMGLYANLASARASLVRVHELFDTPLEVVEAEGAERLGRASGALVLEDVRLGFGRGGEVLEGVSLEVAAGQVVALVGASGSGKSTVADLLSRQLDPDGGRVLLDGRDLRELALADVRRNVAVVEQDPFIFHASIAENVRYAKPDATDLEVAGALAAAALDGLMASLPEGAETVVGERGRQLSAGERQRVAVARAFLADPAVLVFDEATGALDPASEAQVLEGYAALMRGRTTVLITHRPELARRAERVVVLRDGRVAQDGRPAELDSRPGAFRALFAG, from the coding sequence GTGATCCGGGACCCGCACCTTCGCCGAGCCCTCGCCTACGTCCGACCGTACGCGGGGGCTTTGCTTCCCGTGGTCCTCCTTTCCACGACCGGGACCGCCCTCGGGCTCGCGCTTCCCTACCTGTCGAAGTCGATGATCGACGATGCGATCCTGGGGGGAGACTTCCCTCTCCTGCTCAGGATCGTCGGCCTCTTCATCGGAATCACCCTCCTCGGTTTCGGGGCGAACGTCGCGAGCGGGATGCGGTACACGCGGGTGTCGGCCGGCATCCTGTTCGACATGCGGCTGGCGCTCTACCGCCACCTGCAGAGGCTTTCGCCGCGGTTCTACGCGCGGACGCCGTTCGGGGACATCGTCTCGCGCATCAACAGCGACATCGGCGAGATCCAGCGGGTGACCGCGGACGCGGCGCTCGGGCTGTTCGGGAACGTGCTCTTCCTCGTCGGGACGGTGGGGATGCTCGTCTATCTCGATGCTCGGCTCTTCCTGGCGGGGCTCATCGCGCTGCCGCCGAGCCTCTGGGCGCTGGTGAGATACCGGAACCGGCTCGAGGGGCGCGTGACGCAACTGCGGGAGCGGAGCGCGGACATCGGGAGCTTCCTCATCGAGACGCTGCAGGGCGTGCGCACGGTGGTGGCGTCCAACGCCCAGGAGCGGGAGGCGGCGCGGTTCGGGCGCCACAACGACCGCTTCGTGCGGGCCCTGCTGTCGATGCGCCGGTACACGTACCTGGCGGGAGGCCTGCCGGGGGTCCTCCTGCAGACGGGGACGGCGGCCGTCTTCCTGTACGGGGGTTACCGGGTCATCACGGAGGCGACGACGCTGGGGACGTTCGTCGCGTTCATGGCCTACCAGATGCGGCTCCTCTTCCCCGTGCAGGCGCTGATGGGGCTGTACGCGAATCTGGCGAGCGCGCGGGCGTCGCTCGTCCGCGTCCATGAACTGTTTGACACGCCGCTGGAGGTCGTGGAGGCAGAGGGGGCGGAGCGGCTGGGGCGGGCTTCCGGGGCGCTGGTTCTGGAGGATGTGCGGCTCGGCTTCGGGCGGGGAGGCGAGGTGCTGGAAGGCGTGTCGCTGGAGGTGGCCGCCGGGCAGGTGGTCGCGCTCGTTGGGGCGAGCGGGAGCGGGAAGTCGACGGTCGCGGATCTGCTCTCGCGCCAGCTCGACCCGGACGGCGGGCGGGTGCTGCTCGACGGACGGGACCTGCGGGAGCTCGCGCTGGCCGACGTGCGCCGGAACGTCGCCGTGGTGGAGCAGGATCCGTTCATCTTCCACGCATCGATCGCCGAGAACGTGCGCTATGCCAAGCCCGACGCGACGGACCTGGAGGTCGCCGGGGCGCTCGCGGCGGCCGCGCTCGATGGGTTGATGGCATCGCTTCCGGAGGGGGCTGAGACGGTCGTCGGGGAGCGGGGCCGGCAGCTATCCGCCGGCGAGCGGCAGCGCGTGGCCGTGGCGCGGGCCTTCCTCGCGGATCCGGCCGTGCTCGTGTTCGACGAGGCGACGGGAGCGCTGGACCCGGCCTCGGAGGCGCAGGTGCTCGAGGGCTATGCGGCGCTGATGCGGGGGCGGACCACGGTGCTCATCACGCACCGTCCCGAGCTCGCGCGGCGGGCGGAGCGCGTGGTCGTGCTCCGCGACGGGCGGGTCGCGCAGGACGGGCGGCCGGCGGAGCTCGACAGTCGACCGGGTGCGTTCCGCGCCCTGTTCGCCGGGTGA
- the qhpC gene encoding quinohemoprotein amine dehydrogenase subunit gamma has protein sequence MKHLKPINQKAGRIEAQVARDELDVVGLESRPEGPHIPLGCSLVFSPGWEVDSTGGTAGLCQPVERDLFDCHLACFWPAHVPDQLNHSPDWTSQCASAQKDWRKLDLVFP, from the coding sequence GTGAAACACTTGAAGCCGATCAACCAGAAGGCAGGCCGCATCGAGGCTCAGGTGGCCCGCGATGAGCTGGACGTCGTGGGGCTCGAGAGCCGGCCGGAGGGGCCTCACATCCCACTCGGGTGCTCGCTCGTCTTCTCGCCCGGCTGGGAGGTCGATTCGACCGGCGGCACGGCCGGGCTGTGCCAGCCGGTGGAGCGGGACCTGTTCGACTGCCACCTCGCCTGCTTCTGGCCGGCGCACGTGCCCGACCAGCTCAACCACTCGCCGGACTGGACGTCGCAGTGCGCGTCGGCGCAGAAGGACTGGCGGAAGCTGGACCTCGTCTTCCCGTGA